The Arabidopsis thaliana chromosome 5, partial sequence genomic interval CGGTTGAGGGAAATGAATATGAGAGAGTGACCGTCGGGATTGTTAGGGAGGTAAAAGTTTAAAGGTTgatgattataaattttggaaCATGTTGGATGATTATAAATTCTGATTTTGCACATGCAGGACAATTCGGAGAAGATGGCAGTGAAAACATATATGTGGATCAACAAGGCTGATCCTGATATGTTTGGAGAATGGAATTTCGAGGTTTGATGATTTAAACAATGTATTTTTAGCTTTTGTGAACTCATTATGACTGGAAAAATGGTACATTGTTTCGATTCGCTTCTTAGGAATGGAAACGGTTGCACAAGAAGAAATTCATAGAGACTTTCAAGAAAATCATGGAATGTAAGAAGAAACCTCAGGGACAGGGAAATGATGATATTAGCCATGTCCTACGCGAAGATCAATAGGATAAGACTCCATCGTCTTGGATGGACTTGTGTTTGAGTATGTTCTATATATAACCACCTTTGTTAaattatcaacaacaaaaaaccttcgtttttaaaaatctaaaataaataaaacgtAGAGAGTGTTGTATTGAtgtaagatttttgtttttgtataaatttaaaatttatttaacaaaaaaacggTTTTACAATAAATACATCGTTACTGAAACAAGTATAAACTGAATAAAAGAGCTAACGACAACAAGTGCTAAACCAATATCGTAGTCCGCCTTCGTAGATAGGTGAACTTGAAGTAactaaaataaactaaaatactTAACCGATTCCGCATATTCTTATCGACCATTTTGGCAAGAGAGAGGGCTGGAATGGATGACTCGCCATGCCTTCttccatttctctctttctaaaGAGCTGAAACACATATCTGAAAACAAACATATGAATTTGCGTCAAGGCCGAATTTGTAGATAGATCAAAATATCATGTggattatattattatatatatgttatactTGCAAGTATTTAGAGATTTTTGCATCTTACTTAGcttgtgtgtgtttggtctATTTGAAGTATTTGCAGAAATTCTATCCCACAATTTTGTTTGTCCGCCTCTATCCAAAACTGATATGCGTTCAATTATTCtgataaaaatttagatacATACGCAATTAATCATGAGTATTTAAATCCTTAAAGGTTCCACCATCTAAATGACTAAAACCAATTAGTAATCAATACCAATTGGGTTAGTGGGTTTTGggaaaatttaaagttttgtaCTCAAGTTGGTGTgtctaattatttattatttactttatGAATTAGCATAATTaagcaaagaacaaagaatattttggtcaaatatataaaaagattaacaTCCATCTGAAAAATCTTTTACCTATAGTTTTTGCAACTTGAATATTTACCTCAATAGATAAAAACtagagttatttttttttttttttgtcggcaaaAAACTAGAGTTATTTATCAAAGCCAAGTTAGCAAAATAATCTACTATGATGACAAAAATTTGTAACTAAAGAACATAATTCCACGTCGTTCACCGTTTCGTGTTCCTACgtgttattcttttttttggtcacgTTATAAAACCTCAAAAAGCTCTAGAGGATCAGAGAAAATAACATAACCAatcccaagaagaaaaaaaaaacagagtagagattgataaaaaaaaaatgagtagCTCCGATTCTCCTCAGCTTCACAATATCTTCGTCTATGGTAGCTTTCAAGAGCCTGACATCATCCATGTCATGCTTAATCGTATTCCTGAGATTGTCTCTGCAACACTTCCTGGCTTGTACGttacctctctctctcgatcttgatcttgatctCGAATGAtaattctctctgttttttagaTCTAAGGTTTAATGCCGATTTTGGGTTGTTTTCAGTAAGAGATTTAGGCTTAAAGGACGTTTGTATCCATGTATTATCCCCTCTGAGAATGGAGAAGTTCATGGAAAGGTTTGATTTCTTGAGATCATTCTTTGTGTGTTgatcttgattcttgaataattttagattttgagaatttttttggtgaattgtTTGGTGGTCCAGGTACTAATGGGATTGACTAATGATGAACTTGAGAATGTAGATTGGGTTGAAGGAAACGAATATGAAAGAGTGTTTGTTGAAGTTGTAAGAAAAGTAAGTTTCAAGATTTATTGATTGCATCTTCAAAAACACTTTTTAGTGGTCTTGATGAGGTTATGAGAATATATATGCAGGACAATTCTGAGAAGATGAGAGTGGAAACATATCCATGGATCAACAAGAATGATCCTGATATTGGTGGAGAATGGGATTTCGAGGTTCGATGAtttaaccatttttgttttgttttgttagctCTTTATGAATGATGAAGTGGTGCATTGGTTTGATTCGCGTGTTTTTGTTAGGAATGGAAACGATTACACATGAAGACATTCATAGAGGCGTTCACGGAGATCATGGAAAGGAAGAGGAATCCACAAGGAAAGGGTAGAGATGATTTCAGCAATGtactcaaagaagaagatcccgCGAATGCTCCATCGTCTTGAATGGATTTGTGTCGAGTATGTTCTATATATCACCTTTGTGTCTAAACTccatattaaataaaaaaagctgGAGAGTCTAGCTAGGTTATTGTGGAGACTAATGACAAGAATGTTTTTGTCATGTTGTATTGTAAGATTTGAGTTATATATCATGTGGATTGTATTATTGTGTTATACAAGAGTCTTTAAGAGATTTTGGCATCTTACTTGTGGCGTCTATTGAATTAAGCGTGTATGGATTAAGTGACTGAAAAGAGAATTTGTAGTACCGACCATGGGATAAGGGTTTTGAAATATCCTCAATGGTTAAAGAAGCATACTATAAACATTGGAAAGGTATGTAACATCTTTTGGTTACACAAGAAAGATAAGGTTCTTGAAGACTTGGTATGTAATAAGAAGTTAAGAACCAAGTAAGAAGTGAAGGAGAGACGAAAATGGAGAAATTCACAGAgtacttgcaaattttataccttttacataatttacaaatattacaCTCTCCCaaagagtaaagaaaaattaagtgAGAGAGGACTTAAAGGCCCAAATATAAAGCCCATTAGGCCTATATTTAATATAACCAATCTGGACCGTTGAATATTTATTAAGCCCACATAAATCGTGTCCGTTGATTAGAAGAGCCCAAGAGAACTCTAGGGTTTTGTCTTATAAGCTTGATCTCGCATTAGGTCTTTGCGCCTCTTGCCATCTTTTGTCACTCATCTTCACAGGAAACAATGGTAAGCCCTAGCTAAGATCTCTCTTTACTCCATagtttcttcttgattttctcCTCAGGCTTCAGATTTTGGGTTTCGTTTCATGTAGAAATCTTCTGCATTTCAGTTTGATAGTTATGGTAACGAGAATTTCATGAACATATGGTTCTATTCAGCTTCGTAGATGTTTTTCTTCATGGGTTTTGGTTACGACTTGCTTGAGAATCGAAAGTagcatatttgtgttttttgttcttgggaTTTAGAATAAAGTTTAAGACTTTAGATCACTGATGCGTTTAAAGTTTGAGACTTTAGCTTTTTGTTCTGTGGTTGAGGTCACTGGTGCGTTTAAATGTATGATCTTTCGTTCGttactttgaaaaaaatatggttaGATCTTTAGATTTATTCCTTTGTATATGTTGGTAGGTGTTTGTGAAGTCCTCCAAATCGAATGCTTACTTCAAGAGGTACCAAGTGAAGTTCAGGAGAAGGAGAGGTATTGATCTGTTGTTACTGTCAAGCTAGACTTCGCTTTTTGGTCTGTTATATAGAGTTTATATGGGATTAGGTGTTGTGACCtgaaagttgttgttcttataATCTGTAGATGGGAAGACTGATTACAGGGCAAGGATCCGTCTTATCAATCAAGACAAGAACAAGTACAACACCCCTAAGTACCGTTTTGTTGTTCGATTTACCAACAAAGACATTGTGGCACAGATTGTATCTGCAAGCATAGCTGGTGACATTGTTAAAGCTTCGGCTTACGCACATGAGCTTCCTCAGTATGGACTCACTGTTGGTCTTACCAACTATGCTGCAGGTATTGAATCAGTTctatacttttgttttcccaATATTTGATTCTGTGTGTATGGTTTCTTAAAGACTTAATGTTTTTGTCATGCTAGCTTACTGTACTGGCCTTCTTTTGGCTCGTCGTGTTCTGAAAATGCTGGAAATGGATGATGAGTACGAGGGAAACGTAGAGGTATGTTGTGATCTTTTATTTCatcttgaaaataaagaaacttgagagttttcatcttttgattaATAACTGAATCAAAATTGATGAATCAGGCCACTGGAGAGGACTTTTCTGTGGAACCAACTGATTCCAGAAGACCTTTCCGTGCTCTTCTTGATGTTGGACTTATCAGGACTACCACTGGAAACCGTGTGTTTGGTGCACTCAAGGTATTGTGTTTTAATGTGGTTGTCTGTGTTCTTATCTGTTGTATAGTGTGTTCATGATTTGAAGATGATGCTAGCAATCCTTTAATACCCTGTTGGTTTGCTTCATGAAACTATAGGGAGCTTTGGACGGAGGTCTTGATATCCCTCACAGTGACAAGAGATTTGCTGGTTTCCACAAAGAGAACAAGCAACTTGATGCTGAAATCCACAGGAACTACATCTACGGTGGCCACGTCTCAAACTACATGAAGCTGTTGGGGGAAGATGAGCCGGAGAAGTTGCAAACTCACTTCAGTGCTTACATTAAGAAAGGAGTTGAAGCTGAGAGCATCGAGGAGATGTACAAGAAGGTTCACGCAGCTATCCGAGCAGAACCCAACCATAAGAAAACCGAGAAATCTGCTCCCAAGGAACACAAGaggtaaaaacaaataaacattaCTGCCTTTAATCTTTCTTGTTGTGATTGGTTTGTCTCACTGGGTTCTTGATTGATTGTGtgatattaaacaaaacaggTACAACTTGAAGAAACTGACTTACgaagagaggaagaacaaGTTGATCGAGAGAGTGAAGGCATTAAACGGAGcaggtggtgatgatgatgatgaggatgatgaagagtAAATCACCAATCAAGCCTTCTTTGTCTCATGCCTCTAGTAgctttttacttatttattttcagaCTAAAACactcagtttttgttttcacatttTAGTTGCgtttgaagattttgaattcgaggatatgttttgtttgaagaatTTATTATCATCTCTTATTACACCATCGTCATTTTCAGGAATTTGCCTGTCAATAGTTAGATTTTATGCGTAGTGTGGTTTTAGTGCTTGTGGAAAATGGGGATTCTTGAAGTAATGAAAGTGATCATTAGTGATGTCTTCTGATCGGGTGCTTGATACAAATTCTAACTTGATGTTACTTAATAGAAAAGATTATCTTCGTAAAGTACATGTATGTGCTATCACCAAAAATGTTCAACAACTCTAGCTTGATTGCTTTGCTTGTTACTTGCTAGTTGCTACTGTATTGCATTGCTCTTTTGAGCTTCCTCAAAGTTGCCTGTTTAATTCTTATGCTTCTGTCTGTAGAGTTTGTAGCATGTAAAGGACTTATCTCAGACGCTTGTCACATGTAAAGTTTGATTGTGCCGCTTGAGCAATTGAGCCATATGCGTCTTATATCTCGCTGTCTTCCTCCAAAACCATCGGTTCAATTATGGctgtgcatatatatatgatattctTTATTTGAAGAATTTATTATCGCTTATATCAACATATACACATGAAGACTCAATAATTAAGTGATATTTTTTGTCACTATTTACACAGTAAAAATACACATGTTACTGTACTATCCTTATCTTACATCAAATCCCAATACTAAACTTTCCAAAATGGATCTGCACATTTTAAGTGTTACAAACTCATGTGTATCAATCATAATCACTCTCTGAAAGTTCAACAACGACTTCACAATAAGCAGAGCATCTCCTTAATCTCAAGAGTTCCACTGATGATTAGAGCATAAACTCTTATTCATTCTCTCACAACCCAAACGCAGCATAAACTTCTTTACTAGTTACATTTCCGCCCTAACTCCGCTTATCTATCTTTTCACAACCAATACAACTCACAGTCACACAACACTGCAACTCTCTTAGCTTTCTCAGCCACATATCAACAAGATAAAACCTAATTCTTTCTCTCAAGCTGCACAGAATCAGCTGCTTCTTACTTCGCGTCTCATATGGTCGGAGTCCCGTACAACACAGCCAGAAACAACGGAACAGGGGATGCTCTGTTTCTGAGAAACAATGAAACAGGGgatgctctgtttttgagcAACAATGAGTATAACTACTTTAACAACTTGACCGGAGCGTTGACTCGCAAATCTATATGGACAAGCaaatctttcctttttatagtagatcttcttattaattaagagagagtgaaagaaaaggaaaaaactaactatttcctttttatcaATCCTTAACGGCTAAATTACACAAAATCTATGCAAAGATATCGAAATCAAATCTTCacaagatttttgttttaccgATTAGAAGAgtgacaaaactaaaataaaaacgcATTTTTTTCTAACCCTAAGGACCAAATTTTCTATTTCACAAAGTTGTCTCACTCACTTTCatattcttcatcatcttcttagGGTTTCCTAAACCTAATTCGTAGTTTCACTCTCTCAATTTCATTCGTCTTCGTGCTTTCAATtactagaaacaaaaaaacagagagataatCAACAAGAAGATGGCCATTCGATCTTTACCTTCTTCCTCTCGctgttcctcttcttcttcttcttcttcttattcactCGCTTCAACGAGTCTAAGCAATAGACTTGAGACCATCTTCAAGAAAGCTTCAGAGCTTTGCACTCTCTGTGATATCGAAGCATGCGTCATCTATTACGGACCAGACGGAGAACTCAAGACATGGCCTCCGGAGCGAGAGAAAGTGGAAGACATCGCTCTCAGGTATAGTCAATTAAACGAAGCcttgagaaggaagaaaagtgTTACTCTTTATGACTTcctgaacaagaagaaggacaAGACGAACttggagaagaaagcaaagataACGGACAATGATGACTTGAAGACTTGTCTGAAGAACGtgaatattttaaagtatCCACTCGCTGATCATTACTCTCCCGACCAAGTTTCTCAACTGATTCAGTCCTTAGAACCTCATGTCTCTAAAGTCCGAGAAAGGATTCGTTTTGTTGAGTCGCAGAAACACAAGGAGACAAAACCGGATCATCAGAGTTTAGCATCATCCTCTCTGAATCATCAGACCCAATCTTTGAACCCTAGCCAGTTTTCGCTGTTTATGTATAACCATGGAGACAATACTCTGTCTCAGATCCCAGTCTCTGCATCAAATTTCAATCAGGATTATTTCTCAGCGTTACTTGAACAATCTGAGTTGAAGAGTCAGATAATGAAGCAGGATCTTTGTGGTTATGAGCAGAACATGTGCATGAGTAACCATGGAGATGCTACGCTCTCTCAAATCCCACTCTCTGCATCAAATCTCAATCAAGATTTCTCAGCCTTACTACAAGACGAATCTGGCTTGATGCAACAGGAGCTTTGTGGTTATGATCAGAACATGTttatgaacaacaacaactttcaACATTCTTTTGTCTCAAACACACAAGATCACTCTGCTCCTGTGGTACAAGAATCTGTGAACAACAACTATGGGTTGATGCCGCATGTTCCTTGTGGTTATGATCAGAACCTGTTCACGAGTGATATTACCAACAACAACCTTCTTATCAACAACTCGATGTTTCTCTGATAACAAAGCTCATGTCAAGAGAGTGTGAAACtgttttttcatcttcaagaattttaatatgtttgttgtggatgttttattttgctaaGTATTGCATAACGcataatgttttcttgtatcaAGCTATATTTTACTATGTGAACGTCCAATTTATCAAGTGAATATATATTCCACCGCATCAAAAAGTTATCAATTATTTGGTATATAGCTTCGTGaaaatatcaaaccaaatcacttattttaagaaaagCACAAAAAGGATTAAGGATAATAGAAGAACAGTGTCCTAACTTAAAGCTTCAGAGTCCATATTATCACTCCATATTTAGGGACACatatttcaactttttacACTCCACCATAGTTAGGTATGTGAGCCTAACAAAGTTCTCAATCCACAAAGGAACTTCCTCGATCCCTGTTTGGTTTAGACAGAGACATGAGATGTTGCTTGAGATATCTGGAAAACTCTTCAACTTTGAACATCCACTAAGATCAATTCAGATATTTGAAGTTAGCACCAGTGGGAAGAGACTCtacatttttccttttcatcaATTCTAAAAGTCTTCACCTTTTACCAAAACTTCTGAACACTAAAAGGACAGAGGAGACTCTCAAAGTTTTATTGAGCTCTCATATCCTTAAACCGGAAAGAACCACATAATCTTCACTACTAATAGAATCAGGAGATAAAGGCCAAGAGGAGAGTGAAGGAGTCATCACAAGACAAACAATAAATAGCAGtctgaatataatttaattgtGAAGCTTGCAAACATTATTAGTGTCCAAAAAACAGCACTTGTTTTCATGTTTACTGAAATAGTAATGCTTATGTTGTTCCGTTTAAAGAACATGTGATGATCGcacagagaagagagaatcacTGAAATAGTGttgaaaaaagagaatgttACATACCTATGATgagaaaagacaaagacaaagCGCACTGTGGAGGAATCAGAACTTAGCCTGCATTGTAAACCGCATGATCAAGACTAGTTACCGGTACACAGTGTTCCTGACTTCTTCAACGTTGTCCTTATCTGTCAACATTTCACATTTATGTTCATGTACTTGTTAAAAGACCCTAATAAGCTACCTACTTGATGTTGCTACTATAGAGTGAAGCAATTTGGTGTATACCTCCTGCATCAATCATGATACAATAGTGACATTGGAAACCTCTATGGAAAGAGAAAGTGCATGTGCTGCTAAATACTATCCAACTAACCATAAACAAGTTGGAGATAATTCAGCTTATTATAACATATAACTGGTGTTTCACTACGGAACACATGTGCTTAGTTCTACTTATACAACTAACACACACAGAATGCTTATGCAGCCCACATAGAGCTACTTCttacctctctctctttctcactgtaaaataaaaatgaaggaattaaaaatatagaataaaCATAGTTTTAAACTAATTTGGAAATACATTTGTCtaacattaaaataatttataccAATAAGTTTATACTTAGTTACTTGCTAAATCAAATAAAGTGATGATTAGTGATTACATATGCCTATGATTACAAACAAGTGTAACTATGATTTATGCTTCGAACCCAATCATTTTGAGACGTTAGAAAGGGGTAATTTGGGGTCTTCAAACTTCCTTCTTGAATTTGTCTATTTTATACTCAAGTCCTCGGATGGGCTGTTCTGAAATCACTATAGTTGCATGTGTGCAATAACCCGGCCCATAAAAATTAATGCCAATTGTATTATTCCATTAGCCCATTAAGTCATCAATCATTACCACTAAATCTGCTATAAGATTAGCTTCTCTACCTCTAAAGtctaaccaaaaagaaagtcGAAGATATCTTCATCGTTTGCATGTAATCTCCTTTACATGACCATGAAGTCCTTCTACCCATTATGTTTTGGGATTGCATTAATTAAGAACAGAATAGCACTCTCCCCAAAAGAATTCTTTGGAGCCGCAATTATTTAAGCAAAACATTGTCCGTGGATGATTCTTTACGAACGGGCCGTGATAGTTGTGCCAAGGAACATCTCTGTGGGAGAATTCAAAGCTAGTAGGATTCAAGCTCAAATGGACTTATTAAGCTAGGTAGAAATAATAGAAAGATTGAAATGAAATCGCttataaaaactttattatgATGCAAttaatagaaaagaaaaaagactttAACTTGTCAACAAGAATACAATGAttcaaaattgatatttttataaggggtttgtgcaaaaaaaaatcataattaagtcgctaattttttcaactttacCATTAATCTCTACAAAATACATAATAATcctataaaatacaaaataagaCGCAATATAGCCCtatacatatattgtaaatgTTTCTATGATCACATACATTTGCTTTTTAAAATTGTGAAAGTAGAGTTGGACTCCTCGTCTCgaagattttaatttgatatattatttatcaaaattttaaaaatttaactataacaaaaaaatgaagctatattgcatattatttttgatttcatacaattattttgcatttttttagAGATAGatgataaatttgtaaaaattgaCGTCTTTGAAAGTTATTTTTGCACAAAATTccttttataaagaaaaagaaaaaaatttgttttgagacAACTCTTAAGATTACCTTACAATACAttgatatttaaaaacaaatttatatgaatCTCTAGTAGCTATCACCCTAGTTACATTGGCTAATGGATTTCTCATAATAGTTTTGGATCCTCTAATAATCTCTAGTTTTGGATCCTCTAATAATCTCTAGTATATGAAGGACGGAATTTCGATCATTGCTCTCAACTTGTTCATCAAAATCTAGCAAAATTGACATTTTCCGTCGAATATCACCCATATAAACTTAACCATAGTGGAAACCTAAAAATTCACCCCCAACTTTTACAAGAAAGTGATCTTTCTCATTCCTTCATTTGAAAGGTTTGACCTTAACGTTTTTGTTGTAGTCGAAGGAGTATCTTTCACAACATTGCTGATCTTAGAACAAATGTAACCCATTATTACCATAAgacttattttttctttttcagttttgactTGTGCCTTTATGTTTAAGACACTAGTAGCCACATTTATTACGCTTTTTCACCGCAAAATTTAACACGCACTCTCTTTGTCGATCCCACAAACTCCATCTACCTAACCATGGttaaaaatcatcaaacctTGGTTCCCTTGATTAAAATATCCCTAAATCCAAGTCTctttattatttcatttaaaatcataaatttagtttaataCAATTGtcctttttcaaaatattatttctttatttgcttCAGCAACAGTCGTCATAGTCatcatatcattttcttcttttcctcctCTAAACGAATATTACCAATAAAAAATCAAGTGgaaaatatgtaatattaaaaaatctcCAACAGCTTAAGAAGTTAGAACCTTTTTACTtatctttatttcttcttcttcttcatttttctattCACATTCTCTGAAACTCATACCATATTTTCAAAGCTCTTAACCCAAAAACCctaagtcttttttttcttcaaattattggttatattaatgttttaagCTATGATGGATATGACTCctacaataacaacaacaacaacaccaactCCTAAATCACCCGAACCCGAATCCGAAACTCCGACCCGGATCCAACCGGCGAAACCCATTTCCTTTAGCAACGGCATCATCAAacgccaccaccaccaccaccatcctCTCCTCTTTACTTACAAAGAATGTCTCAAAAACCACGCGGCGGCTTTAGGTGGTCACGCTCTCGACGGTTGCGGCGAATTCATGCCGTCTCCGTCGTCAATCTCCTCCGATCCAACTTCTCTCAAATGTGCTGCTTGTGGCTGCCACCGTAATTTCCACCGCCGTGATCCAGATAACAACAACGACTCTTCCCAAatccctcctcctccttccaCCGCCGTAGAGTATCAACCTCACCACCGTCATcatccaccaccaccaccacctcctccaccaccacgtAGTCCTAACTCAGCTTCTCCTCCACCAATCTCTTCCTCTTACATGCTCTTATCTCTCTCCGGTactaataacaacaacaacaacttagCTTCTTTCTCCGATCTTAACTTCTCCGCCGGaaacaaccaccaccaccaccaccaacataCTCTTCACGGATCTCGTAAAAGATTCCGAACAAAATTCAGCCAGTttcagaaagagaagatgCATGAATTCGCCGAACGTGTTGGTTGGAAGATGCAAAAACGTGACGAAGACGATGTTCGTGATTTTTGCCGGCAGATCGGAGTTGATAAAAGTGTTCTCAAAGTTTGGAtgcataacaacaaaaacaccTTTAACCGCCGTGATATCGCCGGAAACGAGATCCGGCAAATCGATAACGGCGGAGGAAACCACACTCCGATTCTCGCCGGCGAGATTAATAACCATAACAATGGACACCACGGTgtcggaggaggaggagagctTCACCAGAGTGTTAGTAGCGGCGGTGGTGGCGGAGGATTTGATAGTGATAGCGGCGGAGCTAACGGTGGTAACGTTAACGGATCATCGTCGTCGTGAAGTTAAAGATGAGAGTGTCAGGTTAATAAGAAGCTTAGAGTAAGCTTATTCGTATTATCATCGTTAATAACTttctattaaatattaattaagatctttagctttgtttgtttttgcattattattagttttgatttaatGTTCTTTACCACGTCGGTGTCTCGCTCGATGAGGAATAATACCATAACAATGTTCGAATTATATCATTTGTTGTAAACATTTCTATTAATGAACCCTGAAATGTGACTAAGTACTCCAATAAATGGTACACTTTTGATGTGGTAATCTTGTTTCggatgaagaaacaaaaagattaataaaCGAGTGAAACATGATTAGTTActataaatattcatttggtttcttatcttttaaagtactcttcttaattttatttgcaaCCAAACTAGATGTAGTAGGtgtactttttttctttcttagatcctcttaattttattttatttttttattctatatCAAATGATTAGCCATCATTAGTATATTAGTAGCATTGTTGTTAACACCCAGTGTTTTCACGTCCGACCCGGACCGTCCGGTCCGACCGGTTGAACCGTGACCCGAACACTTTtccggtttgggtttagtatTAAAATCCAACAAGTtcaaaaccgaaaaaacccacaaaaactcATCATTAACCCGTGACCCGATGAACCAGTTGAACTGGCCGGAtgtgggttttaaaaaattctcttgattttggaataaaatatgagattttagactttattcaatcaatttttagatatttttcagTTCTTAAACCCATTTGATGtttaagattttgatgaagactTCACAATGCCGCCTTAAAAAATGAATCGAATGGTGAGTGAGATATCCGATATTAGTTGTGTGAATTCACgatgttttattagtttatttccATCATTGCTGattttttact includes:
- the AGL81 gene encoding AGAMOUS-like 81 (AGAMOUS-like 81 (AGL81); FUNCTIONS IN: sequence-specific DNA binding transcription factor activity; INVOLVED IN: regulation of transcription, DNA-dependent, embryo development ending in seed dormancy; LOCATED IN: nucleus; EXPRESSED IN: central cell, endosperm; CONTAINS InterPro DOMAIN/s: Transcription factor, MADS-box (InterPro:IPR002100); BEST Arabidopsis thaliana protein match is: AGAMOUS-like 98 (TAIR:AT5G39810.1); Has 596 Blast hits to 592 proteins in 56 species: Archae - 0; Bacteria - 0; Metazoa - 0; Fungi - 0; Plants - 560; Viruses - 0; Other Eukaryotes - 36 (source: NCBI BLink).), which codes for MAIRSLPSSSRCSSSSSSSSYSLASTSLSNRLETIFKKASELCTLCDIEACVIYYGPDGELKTWPPEREKVEDIALRYSQLNEALRRKKSVTLYDFLNKKKDKTNLEKKAKITDNDDLKTCLKNVNILKYPLADHYSPDQVSQLIQSLEPHVSKVRERIRFVESQKHKETKPDHQSLASSSLNHQTQSLNPSQFSLFMYNHGDNTLSQIPVSASNFNQDYFSALLEQSELKSQIMKQDLCGYEQNMCMSNHGDATLSQIPLSASNLNQDFSALLQDESGLMQQELCGYDQNMFMNNNNFQHSFVSNTQDHSAPVVQESVNNNYGLMPHVPCGYDQNLFTSDITNNNLLINNSMFL
- the HB23 gene encoding homeobox protein 23 (homeobox protein 23 (HB23); FUNCTIONS IN: DNA binding, sequence-specific DNA binding transcription factor activity; INVOLVED IN: regulation of transcription; EXPRESSED IN: 21 plant structures; EXPRESSED DURING: 12 growth stages; CONTAINS InterPro DOMAIN/s: Homeobox domain, ZF-HD class (InterPro:IPR006455), ZF-HD homeobox protein, Cys/His-rich dimerisation domain (InterPro:IPR006456), Homeodomain-related (InterPro:IPR012287); BEST Arabidopsis thaliana protein match is: homeobox protein 34 (TAIR:AT3G28920.1); Has 30201 Blast hits to 17322 proteins in 780 species: Archae - 12; Bacteria - 1396; Metazoa - 17338; Fungi - 3422; Plants - 5037; Viruses - 0; Other Eukaryotes - 2996 (source: NCBI BLink).); translation: MMDMTPTITTTTTPTPKSPEPESETPTRIQPAKPISFSNGIIKRHHHHHHPLLFTYKECLKNHAAALGGHALDGCGEFMPSPSSISSDPTSLKCAACGCHRNFHRRDPDNNNDSSQIPPPPSTAVEYQPHHRHHPPPPPPPPPPRSPNSASPPPISSSYMLLSLSGTNNNNNNLASFSDLNFSAGNNHHHHHQHTLHGSRKRFRTKFSQFQKEKMHEFAERVGWKMQKRDEDDVRDFCRQIGVDKSVLKVWMHNNKNTFNRRDIAGNEIRQIDNGGGNHTPILAGEINNHNNGHHGVGGGGELHQSVSSGGGGGGFDSDSGGANGGNVNGSSSS